One segment of Thermosulfurimonas sp. F29 DNA contains the following:
- a CDS encoding type II toxin-antitoxin system VapC family toxin: protein MKKYVFDSYALIAFFENESAAEKVEGFLKEVLEGKAQGFMTVVNWGEVYYATSRAYDEEAAKRVIQEIENYPLEIIEADRKLTLEAAKLKARYPIAYADCFALALARLKKAELITGAPEFKKAAKEKVKIRWL from the coding sequence GTGAAGAAGTATGTCTTTGATAGTTATGCGCTGATAGCCTTTTTCGAAAACGAGTCGGCTGCTGAAAAGGTGGAAGGCTTCCTCAAAGAGGTTCTCGAAGGAAAGGCGCAGGGCTTTATGACCGTGGTAAACTGGGGAGAGGTGTATTACGCTACCTCGCGAGCTTACGATGAAGAGGCTGCCAAACGCGTCATCCAAGAAATAGAAAATTACCCTCTGGAAATAATTGAGGCCGACCGAAAACTCACCCTCGAGGCCGCAAAGCTCAAGGCCCGGTATCCCATAGCGTATGCGGACTGTTTTGCCCTGGCGCTGGCCAGGCTCAAAAAGGCCGAACTCATCACCGGGGCCCCGGAGTTTAAGAAGGCCGCTAAAGAGAAGGTGAAGATCCGGTGGCTCTAA
- a CDS encoding AbrB/MazE/SpoVT family DNA-binding domain-containing protein: MIVTVSSKGQVVIPAEIRRKFGLRKGKRLAVFVEDEKIVLKPVEDLLRRGRGLLPKKGMALKVLLEERRKEERSEEVCL; this comes from the coding sequence ATGATCGTTACGGTAAGTTCAAAGGGACAGGTGGTGATCCCGGCGGAAATAAGGAGGAAGTTTGGACTTAGGAAAGGAAAGCGACTGGCGGTATTCGTTGAGGACGAAAAAATCGTCCTTAAACCGGTGGAAGATTTGCTCAGGCGTGGGCGTGGGCTCCTTCCCAAAAAAGGAATGGCCCTGAAGGTCCTGCTGGAAGAGCGAAGGAAGGAGGAACGAAGTGAAGAAGTATGTCTTTGA